A stretch of Haemophilus influenzae DNA encodes these proteins:
- a CDS encoding TonB-dependent hemoglobin/transferrin/lactoferrin family receptor produces the protein MNILINKRIFLLVTLVGIQLNVTAKQNSSNSNREELLPIIVNTNDDSNKLPGRSVLKQKNIEQQQADNAANLINILPGVNMAGGFRPGGQTLNINGMGDAEDVRVQLDGATKSFEKYQQGSIFIEPELLRRVTVDKGNYSPQYGNGGFAGTVKFETKAARDFLQENQKIGGFLKYGNNSNNNQKTYSTALVLQNEQKNIDLLLFGSVRNAGDYKRPDNSKILFSKNNQKTGLIKVNWQISPEHLLTLSSVYGIHKGWEPFAAKRDILPKPSSGDIMRYGADIAWKRKLVYRDQKDKNYTLKYNYLPENNPWINLSTQFSYSKTTQNDTRPEKAPPVFLGTLGNQSWITYSDLTFDINNTSTFNIKSTRHELLFGLQWLKNTRNTLMYDKSKVKKEDYNYGYFQPYYMPSGRQYTQALYLQDQITWKNIIFSTGVRYDHINNIGQKNFAPQYNDISVGQNYSQKNYNGWSYYLGLKYDVNHYLSLFTNFSRTWRAPVIDEQYETQYKQSSGPVTATSLNLEKEMINQTRVGGIITLNHLFQENDVFQFRTTYFYNRGKNEIFKTRGVNCVGNAADTNHVCPKIIGNYRNLPGYVIQGAELEAYYQSTYLFGEITYSYVKGKRDTSPRNPWGKTSTWIAEIPPRKATTALGFNIPKYNFTAGWRAEFVRRQDRSPLSGDPEAKYWSLPASRGYSLHNLFLSWSPAKIKGMNIKITVDNLFNRAYNPYLGELASGTGRNIKFSLSQKF, from the coding sequence ATGAATATTTTAATTAATAAACGTATCTTTTTATTAGTTACCCTTGTAGGTATTCAACTAAATGTAACCGCAAAACAAAATTCTTCTAATTCTAATAGAGAGGAGTTATTACCTATTATTGTGAACACTAATGATGATAGTAATAAACTACCTGGTCGTTCAGTATTAAAACAGAAAAATATCGAACAACAACAAGCTGATAATGCAGCAAACTTAATTAATATCTTACCAGGTGTGAATATGGCTGGCGGATTTCGTCCTGGTGGGCAAACATTAAATATTAATGGAATGGGTGACGCTGAAGATGTTAGAGTGCAGTTAGATGGGGCTACAAAAAGTTTTGAAAAATACCAACAGGGTTCTATTTTTATTGAGCCTGAATTATTAAGAAGAGTAACAGTAGACAAAGGAAATTATTCTCCTCAATATGGTAATGGTGGTTTTGCTGGAACAGTAAAATTTGAAACTAAGGCTGCTAGGGATTTCTTGCAAGAAAACCAGAAAATAGGTGGTTTTTTAAAGTATGGAAATAATAGCAATAATAACCAAAAAACTTATAGTACTGCACTAGTTTTACAAAATGAACAAAAAAATATTGATTTATTATTATTTGGTTCTGTAAGAAATGCTGGCGATTATAAAAGACCCGATAATAGCAAAATTCTTTTTTCAAAAAATAATCAAAAAACCGGATTAATAAAAGTAAATTGGCAAATTTCACCCGAGCATTTACTCACATTATCGAGTGTTTATGGTATTCATAAAGGCTGGGAGCCTTTCGCAGCAAAAAGAGATATCCTACCTAAACCAAGTTCGGGTGATATAATGCGTTATGGTGCTGATATTGCTTGGAAACGTAAACTGGTTTATCGAGATCAAAAAGATAAAAATTACACATTAAAATACAACTATCTACCTGAAAATAACCCATGGATTAACTTATCTACTCAGTTCAGCTACAGTAAAACCACACAAAATGATACTCGCCCCGAAAAAGCCCCTCCTGTATTTCTGGGTACACTCGGTAATCAAAGCTGGATAACTTATTCAGATCTTACTTTTGATATAAATAACACAAGTACTTTTAATATCAAAAGTACTCGGCATGAACTACTATTTGGTTTGCAATGGTTAAAAAACACAAGAAATACTTTAATGTACGATAAAAGTAAAGTGAAAAAAGAGGACTATAATTATGGCTATTTTCAACCTTATTATATGCCTTCTGGACGTCAATATACACAGGCACTTTATTTACAAGATCAAATAACATGGAAGAATATAATTTTTAGCACAGGAGTGCGTTATGACCATATCAATAATATAGGGCAGAAAAATTTTGCACCACAATATAATGATATATCTGTGGGGCAGAATTATAGTCAGAAAAATTATAATGGCTGGTCTTATTATTTAGGTCTTAAGTATGATGTAAACCATTATTTAAGTTTATTTACAAATTTTAGTAGAACTTGGCGTGCACCTGTTATTGATGAACAATATGAGACGCAATATAAGCAATCTTCTGGGCCTGTAACAGCAACCTCTTTAAATTTAGAAAAAGAAATGATTAATCAAACGAGAGTGGGTGGAATTATTACTCTCAATCATCTATTTCAGGAAAATGATGTTTTTCAATTTAGAACTACTTATTTTTACAATCGCGGCAAGAATGAAATATTTAAAACCAGAGGAGTTAATTGTGTAGGCAATGCTGCAGATACCAATCATGTTTGTCCTAAAATCATTGGAAATTATCGTAATTTGCCAGGTTATGTTATTCAAGGTGCAGAGTTAGAAGCTTATTACCAATCTACTTATTTATTTGGTGAGATAACATATTCTTATGTAAAAGGAAAACGTGACACCTCACCAAGAAACCCATGGGGTAAAACCTCAACATGGATTGCAGAAATACCCCCTAGAAAAGCAACTACTGCTTTAGGTTTTAATATTCCCAAATATAATTTTACAGCTGGCTGGCGTGCTGAGTTTGTAAGAAGACAAGATCGATCACCATTATCTGGTGACCCTGAAGCAAAATATTGGTCATTGCCAGCTTCAAGAGGATATAGCCTACATAACCTATTCCTTTCTTGGAGCCCTGCAAAAATTAAAGGTATGAATATTAAGATTACAGTGGATAATTTATTCAATCGAGCATACAACCCTTATCTAGGCGAATTGGCTTCTGGAACAGGTAGAAATATCAAATTTAGCCTATCTCAGAAATTTTAG
- a CDS encoding glutathione S-transferase family protein, translated as MKLYGLIGACSFVPHVALEWVKIRENADYEFEPVTRELIKSPEFLSLNPRGAVPVLVDGDLVLSQNQAILHYLDELYPNSKLFGSKTVRDKAKAARWLAFFNSDVHKSFVPLFRLPNYAKDNETLAHTIRQQAVEQILDQLAVANEHLESHIYFGEDISVADAYLYIMLNWCRAVGIDFSHLTQLSAFMQRVETDQAVENVRKSEELKV; from the coding sequence ATGAAATTATATGGTTTAATTGGTGCGTGTTCATTTGTTCCACATGTGGCATTAGAGTGGGTAAAAATACGTGAAAATGCTGATTATGAATTTGAACCTGTCACTCGTGAGTTAATTAAATCACCTGAATTTTTATCATTGAATCCACGCGGGGCAGTACCTGTATTAGTTGATGGCGATTTAGTTCTTTCGCAGAACCAAGCGATTTTGCACTATTTAGATGAACTTTATCCTAATTCAAAATTATTTGGTAGCAAAACCGTACGTGATAAAGCCAAAGCAGCTCGCTGGTTAGCATTTTTTAATTCCGATGTGCATAAATCATTTGTGCCTCTGTTCCGTTTGCCAAACTATGCAAAAGATAACGAAACACTTGCACACACTATTCGCCAACAAGCAGTAGAGCAAATTTTAGATCAACTTGCAGTCGCAAATGAGCATTTAGAAAGTCACATTTATTTTGGAGAAGATATTTCCGTTGCAGATGCCTATCTTTACATTATGCTCAATTGGTGTCGAGCAGTGGGTATAGATTTCAGCCACTTAACACAACTTTCGGCTTTTATGCAACGTGTTGAGACTGATCAAGCTGTCGAAAATGTGAGAAAAAGTGAAGAACTAAAAGTATAA
- the serS gene encoding serine--tRNA ligase encodes MIDPNLLRNNLAEVAEKLKVKRNFMLDTEKLTALEDQRKNLQVTTENLQAERNARSKAIGAAKVRGEDIAPLLAEMDDMGNQLTEAKAQLDAVLAEINQIALSIPNLPADEVPLGKDDTENKEILRWGTPHTFDFEVKDHITLGEEANGLDFAAGAKLAGARFAVMKGQIAKMHRALAQFMLDLHTEQHGYLETYVPYLVNHATLYGTGQLPKFGEDLFHTLALEGEQPYALIPTAEVPVTNLVRDVIIDEAELPIKMTAHTPCFRSEAGSYGRDTRGLIRMHQFDKVEMVQIVDPDKSMEALEELTGHAEKVLQLLNLPYRKVLLCTGDMGFGSCKTYDLEVWLPAQNTYREISSCSNMWDFQARRMQARCKAKGDKKTRLVHTLNGSGLAVGRTLVAVLENYQNADGSITVPEELRPYMGGLDVIGK; translated from the coding sequence ATGATCGATCCAAATTTACTCCGTAATAATTTAGCAGAAGTCGCAGAAAAATTAAAAGTAAAACGCAACTTTATGCTTGATACGGAAAAACTCACCGCGTTAGAAGATCAGCGCAAAAACTTACAAGTCACTACCGAAAACTTACAAGCGGAACGTAATGCTCGTTCCAAAGCCATTGGTGCTGCTAAAGTGCGTGGTGAAGATATCGCACCATTATTGGCAGAAATGGATGATATGGGCAATCAATTGACTGAAGCAAAAGCACAATTAGATGCGGTACTTGCAGAAATCAATCAAATTGCATTAAGTATTCCAAATCTACCCGCAGACGAAGTGCCATTAGGCAAAGATGACACAGAAAATAAAGAAATCTTACGTTGGGGTACACCGCATACATTTGATTTTGAAGTGAAAGATCATATCACTTTGGGTGAAGAAGCAAATGGCTTAGATTTTGCTGCTGGGGCTAAATTAGCTGGTGCGCGTTTTGCCGTAATGAAAGGTCAAATCGCTAAAATGCACCGCGCATTGGCACAATTCATGTTAGATCTTCATACTGAACAACACGGCTATTTAGAAACCTATGTGCCTTATTTAGTAAATCACGCAACACTTTATGGTACAGGGCAATTACCAAAATTCGGGGAAGATTTATTCCATACTTTAGCCTTAGAAGGCGAACAACCTTACGCATTAATTCCAACCGCAGAAGTGCCCGTCACTAATTTAGTGCGTGATGTAATTATTGATGAAGCAGAATTACCAATAAAAATGACCGCACATACGCCATGTTTCCGTTCTGAAGCTGGCTCTTACGGTCGTGATACTCGTGGTTTAATTCGTATGCACCAATTTGATAAAGTAGAAATGGTACAAATCGTTGATCCAGATAAATCAATGGAAGCACTTGAAGAATTAACAGGTCATGCGGAAAAAGTATTGCAATTATTAAATTTACCATACCGTAAAGTTTTACTTTGCACAGGCGATATGGGCTTTGGTTCTTGCAAAACTTACGATTTAGAAGTTTGGCTGCCTGCACAAAATACTTATCGAGAAATTTCTTCTTGCTCAAATATGTGGGATTTCCAAGCTCGCCGTATGCAAGCTCGCTGTAAAGCAAAAGGCGATAAGAAAACTCGCTTAGTGCACACATTAAATGGTTCAGGCTTAGCGGTTGGTCGTACTTTAGTGGCTGTACTTGAAAACTATCAAAATGCCGATGGTTCAATTACCGTGCCAGAAGAGCTACGTCCATATATGGGCGGATTAGACGTTATCGGAAAATAA
- a CDS encoding threonine/serine exporter family protein — MLSDITIFILKLLDDMLCAAIPAVGFALVFNVPPKALKYCAILAALGHVTRTLLLHINMPIVFATFFATCVIGFLGVHLSHRYLAHPKAFTVAAIIPMIPGVHAYKAMISMVQIHHFGFSDALFEQMISSFINTSFILGAIVFGLALPGLLFYRQKPVV; from the coding sequence ATGTTATCAGACATCACAATATTTATCTTGAAATTACTCGATGATATGCTATGTGCTGCGATTCCAGCGGTGGGCTTTGCTTTAGTATTTAATGTGCCGCCCAAAGCCTTAAAATATTGTGCAATTTTAGCCGCACTTGGGCATGTTACACGCACATTATTACTGCATATTAATATGCCTATTGTATTTGCTACATTCTTTGCCACTTGTGTGATTGGATTTTTAGGCGTGCATCTTTCCCATCGTTATTTAGCCCATCCCAAAGCCTTCACCGTTGCCGCAATTATCCCCATGATCCCCGGTGTTCATGCTTATAAAGCAATGATTTCAATGGTACAAATTCATCATTTTGGCTTTTCTGATGCTTTATTTGAACAGATGATTAGCTCCTTTATTAATACCAGTTTTATCCTAGGCGCAATAGTATTTGGATTAGCTTTACCAGGCTTATTGTTTTATCGACAAAAACCTGTGGTGTAA
- a CDS encoding threonine/serine ThrE exporter family protein — protein MEHEYQRAVTRVCVQTALLLLQHGAESTVVVQMAQRLGVALGVESVECALTANAVVLTTLSDNHCITTARKNTDKGINMQMVTDVQRIVIAVEHHLYELEIVQRKLDQLKPLKYNRWLVVFMIGLSCAAFAHLSGGDWIICSITFVAAAIAMFVRQEFSKRHYNPLIVFSITSFVASLISGVSLKYNLGNDPQIALASSVLLLVPGFPLINSLADILKGYVNMGLGRWTIATVLTFGACLGIVFALSLLHITTWGH, from the coding sequence ATGGAACACGAATATCAACGGGCGGTGACTCGCGTGTGCGTACAAACGGCACTGCTCTTGTTACAACATGGGGCAGAAAGTACCGTGGTGGTGCAAATGGCACAGCGTTTAGGCGTAGCACTTGGCGTAGAAAGTGTAGAATGTGCGCTTACGGCAAATGCAGTTGTGCTGACGACCTTATCAGATAATCATTGCATTACTACCGCACGAAAAAATACAGATAAAGGCATTAATATGCAAATGGTTACTGATGTTCAACGCATTGTGATTGCCGTTGAGCATCATTTGTATGAGTTAGAGATCGTACAAAGAAAACTGGATCAATTAAAACCGCTTAAATATAACCGATGGTTAGTTGTATTCATGATTGGCTTATCTTGTGCAGCATTCGCCCATTTATCTGGCGGAGACTGGATAATTTGTAGCATTACCTTTGTGGCAGCCGCCATTGCCATGTTTGTGCGACAAGAATTTTCTAAACGGCACTATAATCCCCTTATCGTCTTTTCCATCACCTCTTTCGTCGCCTCTCTGATTTCTGGCGTGAGCTTAAAATATAACTTAGGTAACGATCCTCAAATTGCTTTAGCGTCTAGTGTGTTATTACTTGTGCCAGGGTTTCCTCTGATTAATTCTTTGGCGGATATATTAAAAGGTTATGTGAATATGGGATTAGGCCGTTGGACGATTGCGACTGTTCTCACTTTTGGCGCATGTCTTGGTATTGTATTCGCTTTAAGCCTATTACATATTACAACTTGGGGGCATTAA
- a CDS encoding HlyC/CorC family transporter codes for MDSIPLSTLFIILIICLVLSAYFSGSETGLLSLNKYRLRFLSEQGNKGAKKAEKLLEKPDTLLSFILIFNNLVNISASAIATVIGMRLYGDAGVAIATGLLTFVMLVFSEIFPKTVAAMHAEKVSFFSSHILTSLLKIFYPLVWLMNIFTKSLMQIVGLKLDMQKQVISSEELRSIVSEAGEATPNEQHPQMLLSILDMETVTVDDIMVPRNEIGGINIDDDWRAIMRQLNHAAHNRVVLYKGSLDEQVLGILRVREAFRLLLEKNEFTKETLIRAADEVYFIPESTPLKTQLANFRTNKERIGLVVDEYGDIKGLVTLEDILEEIVGDFTTSTAPSIDKEVIQQSDGSMIIDGSANLRDLNKMFNWELDTEDARTFNGLILEHLEEIPDEGTICEIDGLLITILEVGDNMIKQAKVVKL; via the coding sequence TTGGATAGCATTCCCCTTAGTACTTTATTTATTATTCTTATTATCTGTTTAGTTTTATCAGCCTATTTTTCTGGTTCTGAAACTGGACTACTCTCCCTCAATAAATATCGTCTTCGTTTTCTATCTGAACAAGGCAATAAAGGCGCGAAAAAAGCGGAAAAACTGCTAGAAAAGCCAGATACTTTGTTAAGTTTTATTCTTATTTTTAATAACCTTGTGAATATCAGCGCATCTGCAATTGCAACAGTAATTGGTATGCGTTTATATGGCGATGCTGGCGTGGCGATTGCAACGGGTTTGCTCACTTTCGTAATGCTTGTATTTTCTGAAATATTCCCCAAAACGGTGGCTGCAATGCACGCAGAAAAAGTGAGTTTTTTTTCAAGTCATATTTTAACTTCATTGCTTAAAATCTTTTATCCGCTCGTTTGGTTAATGAATATTTTTACTAAATCCTTGATGCAAATAGTAGGGTTAAAACTTGATATGCAAAAACAAGTAATTAGTAGTGAAGAACTGCGTAGTATTGTGTCAGAAGCAGGCGAAGCAACACCAAATGAACAACATCCACAAATGTTGCTGTCTATTTTGGATATGGAGACAGTCACTGTTGATGACATTATGGTTCCCCGCAACGAAATCGGCGGTATAAATATTGATGATGATTGGCGAGCTATTATGCGCCAGCTCAATCATGCTGCACATAACCGCGTGGTGCTTTACAAAGGCAGCCTTGATGAACAAGTGCTTGGCATTTTGCGCGTGCGTGAAGCATTCCGCTTACTGCTTGAAAAAAATGAATTTACCAAAGAAACCTTAATTCGTGCCGCAGATGAAGTGTATTTCATTCCTGAAAGCACGCCATTAAAAACGCAACTTGCAAATTTCCGTACAAATAAAGAGCGAATTGGCTTAGTTGTAGATGAATACGGCGATATTAAAGGGCTTGTGACGTTGGAAGATATTTTGGAAGAAATTGTTGGGGATTTTACCACTTCCACCGCCCCAAGCATTGACAAAGAAGTAATTCAACAGTCTGATGGTTCAATGATTATCGATGGCTCCGCTAATCTACGCGATCTCAACAAAATGTTTAACTGGGAATTAGATACAGAAGATGCTCGTACTTTTAATGGTTTAATCTTAGAACACTTAGAGGAAATACCCGATGAAGGCACGATTTGCGAAATTGATGGTTTGCTAATCACTATTCTTGAAGTGGGCGATAATATGATAAAACAGGCGAAAGTCGTCAAACTTTAA
- the ffh gene encoding signal recognition particle protein, with protein MFENLSDRLSKTLRNITGKGRLTEDNIKETLREVRMALLEADVALPVVREFIAKVKESALGEEVNKSLTPGQEFLKIVQRELEKAMGEANESLNLATQPPAVILMAGLQGAGKTTSVGKLAKFLRERHKKKVLVVSADVYRPAAIKQLETLAQSVGVDFFPSDVKQNPVDIAKEALADAKLKFYDVLIVDTAGRLHVDTEMMDEIKQVHAALNPIETLFTVDAMTGQDAANTAKAFNEALPLTGVILTKVDGDARGGAALSIRQITGKPIKFLGVGEKTEALEPFHPDRVASRILGMGDVLSLIEDLERSVDREKAEKMAQKFKKGDDFTLDDFREQLIEMKKMGGMMSMLEKLPGAKNLPEHVKNQVDDKMFVKMEAIINSMTLKERANPDIIKGSRRRRIALGSGTQVQDVNKLLKQFDEMQRMMKKMRKGGMAKMMRGMQGLMGGGLGGLGGMFKR; from the coding sequence ATGTTTGAGAATTTATCGGATCGCCTTTCCAAAACCTTACGTAATATCACAGGAAAAGGCCGTTTAACGGAAGATAATATTAAAGAAACCTTGCGCGAAGTGCGTATGGCATTACTTGAAGCCGATGTTGCCTTGCCTGTGGTGCGTGAATTTATCGCAAAAGTAAAAGAAAGCGCGCTTGGGGAAGAAGTCAATAAAAGTTTAACGCCAGGGCAAGAGTTCTTAAAAATCGTTCAGCGTGAGCTTGAAAAAGCCATGGGCGAAGCCAATGAAAGTTTAAATCTTGCAACCCAACCACCAGCAGTTATCTTAATGGCAGGTTTACAAGGTGCGGGTAAAACCACCAGCGTGGGTAAATTGGCAAAATTCTTGCGTGAACGCCATAAAAAGAAAGTGTTAGTGGTGTCTGCTGACGTATATCGCCCTGCTGCGATTAAGCAACTTGAAACCTTGGCTCAATCCGTTGGCGTGGATTTTTTTCCATCGGATGTTAAACAAAACCCCGTTGATATTGCTAAAGAGGCACTTGCTGATGCAAAACTGAAATTCTACGATGTGTTGATTGTGGATACGGCAGGTCGCCTACACGTTGATACAGAAATGATGGACGAAATCAAGCAAGTCCATGCTGCATTAAATCCAATCGAAACCCTTTTCACTGTTGATGCGATGACTGGTCAAGATGCGGCAAATACAGCAAAAGCCTTTAATGAAGCATTGCCTCTTACAGGGGTTATTTTGACGAAAGTGGACGGTGATGCGCGCGGTGGTGCGGCGTTATCGATTCGTCAAATCACAGGTAAACCAATTAAATTCTTGGGTGTGGGTGAGAAAACGGAGGCACTTGAGCCGTTCCATCCTGATCGTGTTGCTTCCCGTATTTTGGGCATGGGCGATGTGCTTTCATTGATTGAGGATCTTGAACGTTCTGTTGATCGTGAAAAAGCGGAAAAAATGGCGCAGAAATTCAAGAAAGGCGATGATTTCACTTTAGATGATTTCCGCGAACAGCTGATCGAAATGAAAAAAATGGGTGGCATGATGTCTATGCTTGAGAAATTACCAGGTGCAAAAAATTTGCCTGAGCACGTTAAAAATCAAGTGGATGACAAAATGTTTGTCAAAATGGAAGCGATCATTAACTCCATGACCCTAAAAGAACGTGCCAACCCAGATATTATCAAAGGATCTCGCCGTCGTCGTATTGCATTAGGTTCTGGCACTCAAGTGCAAGATGTCAATAAATTACTTAAACAATTCGATGAAATGCAACGTATGATGAAGAAAATGCGTAAAGGCGGCATGGCTAAAATGATGCGTGGAATGCAAGGCTTAATGGGCGGAGGCTTAGGCGGTTTAGGCGGAATGTTTAAACGATAA